From a single bacterium genomic region:
- the surE gene encoding 5'/3'-nucleotidase SurE — translation MKILLTNDDGFNAKGIRGLYEAIKTTYTVTIVAPGVEANATSRSLTLKRPLKIKRFASDIIAVYGTPTDCVILGVHELLDFKPDIVISGINSCANLGEDAGYSGTVGAAIEGAMSGIPSIALSFFNEDDKGSVDFDAAVDFVHKAVKSLEKGQWNNPCMVLNVNIPYLPKGIRITRLGRRNYEDIVSKHRNCYLIGGTRKDFIENETDIEACKEGYISVTPLLLDLTNYDAINLLKNVF, via the coding sequence ATGAAAATACTTCTTACAAACGATGATGGATTTAATGCTAAAGGTATAAGAGGTTTATACGAAGCAATTAAAACAACTTATACCGTAACTATTGTTGCGCCTGGCGTAGAAGCAAATGCTACTTCCCGTTCATTGACATTGAAAAGGCCGCTAAAAATAAAAAGATTTGCTTCTGACATAATAGCCGTTTATGGGACACCCACGGATTGCGTTATTTTAGGGGTTCACGAGTTACTTGATTTTAAACCTGACATTGTGATTTCAGGTATAAATAGTTGCGCAAATCTTGGTGAAGATGCGGGATATTCCGGAACGGTTGGCGCTGCAATTGAAGGAGCAATGTCCGGGATACCATCAATCGCACTATCCTTTTTCAATGAAGATGATAAAGGAAGTGTGGATTTTGATGCGGCAGTGGATTTTGTTCATAAAGCTGTAAAATCCTTAGAAAAAGGACAATGGAATAATCCATGTATGGTTCTGAATGTTAATATACCGTATCTACCAAAAGGTATAAGAATAACAAGATTGGGCAGAAGGAATTACGAAGATATTGTATCCAAACATAGAAATTGTTATCTAATCGGGGGAACAAGAAAAGATTTTATTGAAAATGAAACCGATATAGAGGCTTGCAAGGAAGGTTATATCTCAGTAACCCCATTGCTTTTGGATTTGACTAATTATGACGCAATCAATTTACTCAAAAACGTATTTTAG
- a CDS encoding DUF362 domain-containing protein, with protein MSKVYFIDFKASVKCNILEKLVKLFVTAGFNDLLVPGELVACKLHFGEYGNTNFINPVFVKKLVETIKKSKAIPFLTDTGTLYAGRRMLAPTHIEQALWDGFGGAPIIIADGLRGESYVSVKSEGAHFKDLKIASGIYYADKMIVISHFKGHFGTGFGGALKNLGMGCAAKQGKLEQHSGKPPVVNKKCTGCGLCIKWCPTQAITAIAGCSIELDGMAKIIPQKCIMCTSCISVCPSRAIDIDWGEATSRLQEAMAEYAKGAVYGKKGVGYINFLINIAPFCDCWPATEAFVTPDIGILASFDPVSIDRASYDMVEKASNGKFGKLWHQIKPEIQLDYAEKIGLGTQKYEIVEVE; from the coding sequence ATGAGTAAAGTTTATTTTATAGATTTTAAAGCTTCGGTTAAGTGTAATATCCTTGAGAAGCTTGTTAAATTGTTTGTTACTGCGGGATTCAATGATTTGCTTGTTCCCGGTGAACTTGTTGCCTGTAAATTGCATTTTGGAGAATACGGTAATACGAATTTCATAAACCCTGTTTTTGTAAAAAAACTTGTTGAAACAATAAAAAAAAGCAAGGCTATTCCTTTCCTTACGGATACGGGTACGCTTTATGCAGGAAGACGCATGCTTGCCCCGACACATATTGAACAGGCTTTATGGGATGGGTTTGGAGGAGCGCCGATTATTATTGCAGATGGGTTAAGAGGGGAGAGTTATGTATCCGTAAAAAGCGAAGGCGCGCACTTTAAGGATTTAAAGATTGCAAGTGGAATTTATTATGCGGATAAGATGATTGTTATATCGCATTTCAAAGGACACTTTGGTACCGGATTCGGAGGAGCTCTGAAAAATCTTGGTATGGGATGCGCCGCAAAACAAGGCAAATTAGAACAACACTCGGGAAAGCCGCCCGTTGTAAATAAAAAATGTACGGGCTGTGGATTATGTATAAAATGGTGTCCTACACAAGCAATTACCGCCATAGCGGGATGTTCCATAGAACTTGATGGAATGGCGAAAATTATACCTCAAAAATGTATTATGTGCACTTCCTGTATTTCGGTTTGTCCTTCTCGAGCTATAGATATAGACTGGGGCGAAGCAACTTCAAGACTTCAGGAAGCAATGGCAGAATATGCAAAAGGGGCGGTTTATGGTAAAAAAGGAGTAGGTTATATTAATTTCTTGATAAACATAGCTCCGTTCTGTGATTGCTGGCCTGCAACCGAGGCTTTTGTAACGCCGGATATAGGAATCCTTGCATCGTTTGACCCTGTAAGTATAGATCGCGCTTCTTATGATATGGTGGAAAAAGCGTCTAATGGGAAGTTTGGTAAATTATGGCATCAAATCAAGCCTGAAATTCAATTGGATTATGCAGAGAAAATCGGACTTGGAACACAAAAATATGAAATAGTAGAAGTGGAATAA
- a CDS encoding TldD/PmbA family protein, giving the protein MKKSKIKNQKSKTSVSTGESISRGSWTIEKLLEKAAKVTDAAEIFSTEMKTEQVDFKFDKLHLMDEKNIQGLGLRIIKDGKIGFASCTNPLDYEKTLDNAIASSKFGQQAKLAFPNKKSPKKVKTVSEEVIKFNISSGVDMVKEGIELIKQRNSEIKCDAGLSKVVSTVRILNSSGLDDSYSQTGFSYGISGLIIIDNSFLDVWETESSCKLKASTKKFADNIIKRVELARKVATMPTKKMNVIFMPRAIPTLISSIMIGVNGKQIQKKTSPITSKLGEKILDEKLSITDDGTLDFCTSSAPFDDEGMPITAKHIIEKGVLKTFLFDLQTAGILNVTPTGNASRGYNSLPSPSQTNIVIAPGTWALQDMIKDMKEGLILYDTIGGGQSNMLAGDFSFNVGFGYKVENGEIVGRVKDTMLSGNVYEAFNNIIGLENSTEEVYGSMHIPAFYFKGMSVTSKN; this is encoded by the coding sequence ATGAAAAAATCAAAAATCAAAAATCAAAAATCTAAAACCTCCGTATCAACGGGAGAAAGTATATCCCGAGGAAGTTGGACGATAGAAAAGTTGTTGGAAAAAGCTGCAAAAGTTACTGATGCGGCAGAAATCTTCTCCACGGAAATGAAAACCGAACAGGTGGATTTCAAGTTTGATAAGTTACATTTGATGGATGAAAAAAATATCCAGGGATTGGGATTGCGAATAATAAAAGATGGTAAAATCGGATTTGCTTCCTGCACGAATCCCTTAGATTATGAAAAAACTCTTGATAATGCCATAGCGAGTTCTAAGTTCGGGCAACAAGCAAAACTTGCTTTCCCAAATAAGAAAAGTCCGAAAAAAGTTAAAACCGTTAGCGAAGAAGTAATAAAATTTAACATATCTTCGGGTGTGGATATGGTAAAAGAGGGTATAGAACTGATAAAACAACGTAATAGCGAAATTAAATGCGATGCGGGTTTATCAAAAGTTGTTTCTACAGTAAGAATTCTAAATTCTTCCGGGCTTGATGACAGTTATTCTCAAACGGGTTTTTCTTACGGTATATCAGGACTTATTATTATAGATAATAGTTTTTTAGATGTGTGGGAAACGGAAAGTAGCTGTAAGTTGAAGGCATCGACGAAAAAGTTTGCGGATAATATAATCAAAAGGGTTGAACTTGCTCGTAAAGTGGCAACTATGCCTACAAAAAAAATGAATGTTATATTTATGCCGAGGGCAATTCCTACTTTGATATCCTCTATAATGATAGGCGTAAACGGGAAACAGATTCAGAAAAAAACTTCTCCCATCACAAGTAAATTAGGAGAGAAAATACTTGACGAAAAGCTCTCGATAACTGATGACGGCACCCTGGATTTTTGTACCAGCAGCGCACCTTTTGATGATGAAGGAATGCCTATTACGGCTAAACATATAATAGAAAAAGGCGTATTGAAAACCTTTTTGTTTGATTTGCAAACAGCCGGAATTTTGAATGTTACTCCTACGGGTAACGCTAGCCGTGGATATAATAGTTTGCCTTCACCTTCCCAAACGAATATCGTTATAGCTCCCGGAACATGGGCTTTACAAGATATGATAAAAGATATGAAGGAAGGATTGATTCTGTATGATACAATTGGTGGCGGACAGAGTAATATGTTAGCCGGAGATTTTTCTTTTAATGTTGGATTTGGATACAAAGTTGAAAATGGAGAAATCGTGGGAAGGGTTAAGGATACAATGCTTTCCGGTAACGTATACGAAGCTTTTAATAATATCATAGGTCTGGAGAATTCTACAGAGGAAGTTTATGGCAGTATGCATATACCGGCTTTCTATTTTAAGGGAATGAGCGTAACAAGTAAAAATTAA
- a CDS encoding TldD/PmbA family protein has product MNAVLKKALSNADVDYAEIHLEEREVTEVFYRGKELESIGTRKEYGGNVRAYHKGGWGFVSFNQLANLDDYVKSACNHAKLTSSGESKLNFTPKVKDSISLKLKNDPRNVPLEEKEILARNYNSIIMSSPLIQSTSVVYRDTYSNRTFVNTLGSDIKEEQLYCGILLGALAKDGTNVQSASHSVSKTTGYDTVVGLEKEAERITKEACDLLKAEKVNAGVYTVVADPHLAGVFCHEAFGHLSEADHAYGNPQLMEVMKLGKRFGRDELSIIDDGSFPGQQGSYKYDDEGTPSQKTYLIKDGILSGRLHSVETAGKLNEPVTGNARAITYRFKPIVRMSCTCIEPRDKTFEEMISEIDNGIYAKESLGGMTQLEMFTFSAAKAYLIKNGKIGPMVRDVMLSGNIFKTLQDIDAIGNDMKVFGSLGGCGKDGQGPLPVSMGSPHIRIKNVVIGGK; this is encoded by the coding sequence ATGAATGCAGTTTTAAAAAAGGCGCTTAGTAATGCAGACGTGGATTATGCTGAAATACATTTGGAAGAACGCGAAGTTACAGAGGTATTTTATCGTGGTAAAGAACTTGAGTCTATTGGTACCCGCAAAGAATATGGCGGGAATGTTCGTGCGTATCATAAAGGCGGATGGGGGTTTGTGTCGTTTAACCAGCTTGCCAATCTTGACGATTATGTTAAATCGGCCTGTAATCATGCGAAGTTAACATCATCCGGAGAGAGTAAATTAAATTTCACTCCTAAAGTTAAAGATAGTATCTCTTTGAAACTAAAAAATGATCCTCGCAATGTTCCATTGGAAGAAAAAGAAATTTTAGCAAGAAATTATAATTCTATCATTATGTCGTCTCCACTAATTCAGTCTACAAGCGTTGTTTATCGTGATACTTATTCAAACCGAACTTTTGTTAATACTCTTGGCTCCGATATTAAAGAAGAACAACTTTATTGCGGAATATTGCTTGGAGCTCTTGCGAAAGACGGAACAAACGTGCAGAGCGCTTCTCACTCCGTCAGCAAAACAACGGGTTACGATACAGTTGTTGGTCTTGAAAAAGAAGCAGAAAGAATAACTAAAGAAGCTTGCGATTTGTTAAAAGCAGAAAAAGTAAATGCCGGGGTTTATACCGTAGTTGCGGATCCACACCTTGCCGGTGTATTCTGTCACGAAGCTTTCGGGCATTTGTCCGAAGCAGATCACGCTTATGGAAATCCCCAGTTAATGGAAGTTATGAAACTTGGAAAAAGATTCGGAAGGGACGAATTATCCATAATAGATGACGGTAGTTTCCCGGGGCAACAAGGTTCTTATAAATATGATGACGAAGGAACGCCTTCCCAAAAAACTTATTTAATAAAAGATGGTATATTATCAGGAAGACTTCATTCCGTTGAAACGGCAGGAAAATTAAACGAACCCGTTACGGGAAATGCCCGCGCAATTACATATAGATTTAAACCGATTGTAAGAATGTCCTGCACCTGCATAGAACCACGAGACAAAACTTTTGAAGAAATGATAAGCGAAATAGATAACGGAATTTATGCAAAAGAATCGTTAGGCGGAATGACCCAACTCGAGATGTTTACTTTCTCCGCGGCAAAAGCTTATTTGATTAAAAATGGAAAAATAGGTCCAATGGTAAGAGACGTCATGCTTTCGGGAAATATATTTAAAACATTACAGGATATAGATGCAATTGGAAACGATATGAAAGTGTTTGGTTCTCTTGGCGGATGCGGGAAAGATGGTCAGGGGCCTTTACCGGTCTCTATGGGAAGCCCGCATATAAGAATTAAAAATGTTGTCATAGGAGGTAAATAA
- a CDS encoding transglutaminase-like domain-containing protein: MKFVKCLMTAGVIFGSSYLFASSTVQEEASQWFGMYLKDQKVGYTQIETQPIADGYKISELTYIELDMMGTKRNLKSISQYEVNKDFELKNFTFNLETEAQKMLIRGEIKQNNFNLSINTGGKIETKTIPITSPIFPVSVLPMIANKFTRTSQKLQVFDPSIQSVSTADCELVETKGDSINVKVMMLNSPSTMWVNKKGEMLSQNQPMGITVKKESKEKAIKIGKVSPEILTLYKVPTNIEIKNARDISLLKMLVNVKVVVNEQQRWFGDTLLIETRGPTSGGPFELSNRRPDSVNKYLKPTTFIQSKDKRIIKQAKEIVGFTKTPWKKVVKLTNWVSENVKDMPTVTIPSALDVLNTMEGDCGEHSILFAALARASKIPTDVVVGIVYTQDGFYYHAWNKVWVGRWVEVDPTFNQPIADAAHIILAEGGLEEQAKIMELVDKIKIQILEYK; the protein is encoded by the coding sequence ATGAAATTTGTAAAATGCTTGATGACGGCAGGAGTCATATTCGGAAGTTCCTATTTATTCGCATCTTCTACGGTGCAGGAAGAAGCATCCCAGTGGTTTGGTATGTATCTCAAAGACCAGAAAGTCGGGTATACTCAAATCGAAACTCAGCCTATTGCGGATGGATATAAAATCTCGGAGTTGACTTACATAGAACTTGATATGATGGGCACCAAAAGAAACCTCAAATCTATTTCTCAATACGAAGTGAACAAAGATTTTGAACTCAAAAACTTTACTTTTAATCTTGAAACCGAAGCACAAAAAATGTTAATTAGAGGCGAAATTAAACAGAATAACTTCAACCTCTCCATTAATACCGGCGGCAAAATAGAGACAAAAACTATCCCAATAACTTCTCCCATTTTCCCTGTTTCAGTCCTACCGATGATTGCAAATAAATTTACTCGCACGTCTCAAAAACTACAAGTGTTTGACCCATCAATACAATCTGTCAGTACCGCGGATTGTGAATTGGTAGAAACAAAAGGTGACTCAATAAATGTCAAAGTTATGATGTTGAACTCTCCATCTACTATGTGGGTAAACAAAAAAGGAGAAATGTTATCCCAGAATCAGCCAATGGGCATTACCGTTAAAAAAGAATCAAAAGAAAAAGCAATAAAAATTGGTAAAGTGTCTCCTGAAATCTTAACCCTGTATAAGGTTCCTACAAATATTGAAATCAAAAATGCAAGAGATATTTCCTTGTTGAAAATGCTTGTTAACGTTAAGGTCGTTGTAAACGAACAGCAAAGATGGTTCGGCGATACTTTATTAATTGAAACGAGAGGTCCCACAAGCGGAGGACCTTTTGAATTGTCAAACAGAAGACCCGATTCCGTTAATAAGTATCTTAAACCAACAACTTTTATTCAAAGCAAAGATAAAAGGATAATCAAACAGGCAAAAGAAATTGTCGGATTTACCAAAACCCCCTGGAAAAAAGTCGTAAAACTTACCAATTGGGTATCCGAAAATGTCAAGGATATGCCAACCGTTACCATCCCGTCTGCGCTGGATGTTCTCAACACAATGGAAGGCGATTGTGGAGAACATTCCATATTATTTGCCGCGCTTGCAAGAGCCAGCAAAATACCCACTGACGTCGTAGTAGGCATTGTATATACGCAAGACGGATTTTATTATCACGCCTGGAATAAAGTATGGGTTGGAAGATGGGTTGAAGTTGATCCAACCTTCAACCAGCCGATTGCAGATGCAGCGCATATTATTCTTGCGGAAGGTGGATTGGAAGAACAGGCAAAAATTATGGAACTCGTGGATAAAATCAAAATCCAAATCCTCGAATATAAATAA
- a CDS encoding GWxTD domain-containing protein, translating into MNILFLSYAFLIGQVNLDVARFVTPDNQKGLRKTRCEIYIGFPYNILFYRTADRLSTDNTAKLNAKFKIKVTVKTDSGKVVANEEWEKVSFIESLAKASSHNANILEQLEILLDPGNYKIETAVVQDSSLPGDKAGKWETAREIEIRKPDTTLSLSDIQLSSSIDTFSSDSRFVKNGLNVIPLPRRIIGAPYKSLYSYVEIYNLTPKNNYEIKYSILNDSGVLVAEMSPKSLTAEIPNLTEIECINIEKITSGNYILMMEVNQNNKKIVRRKAFIVRQQPEQLKEQPVAVNDDMEYLNFINYIATPEELATYNKLSNTGKQKFVIEFWKKRSKEERLGFIERVKYADKNYSSWNEKGRYSDMGRILIKYGKQDDQERFPPDATYHSIEKWSYYSNGGMVFIFVDIRDIGRYELFYSSIKEVNSKPTYRQYIPEELLE; encoded by the coding sequence ATGAATATTTTATTCTTGAGTTATGCCTTTTTAATAGGGCAAGTTAATTTGGATGTAGCGAGATTTGTTACTCCGGATAATCAGAAAGGTCTTAGAAAAACAAGATGCGAAATATATATCGGATTCCCTTATAATATTCTTTTTTACCGGACAGCGGATAGACTTTCTACCGACAATACAGCTAAATTAAATGCTAAGTTTAAAATAAAAGTAACCGTAAAAACAGATTCAGGTAAAGTAGTTGCAAATGAAGAATGGGAAAAAGTTTCGTTTATTGAGTCACTTGCGAAAGCCTCTTCACATAATGCTAATATTTTAGAACAATTAGAAATTTTGCTTGACCCGGGTAATTATAAAATAGAAACAGCCGTTGTTCAGGATTCTTCTCTGCCTGGTGATAAAGCCGGCAAATGGGAAACTGCCCGCGAAATAGAAATAAGAAAACCCGATACAACCTTGTCCCTTTCGGATATTCAACTCTCAAGCAGTATTGATACTTTTTCATCCGATAGCAGATTTGTGAAAAATGGACTCAATGTTATCCCTTTGCCCCGGAGAATAATTGGCGCTCCTTACAAGAGTCTATATAGTTATGTTGAAATATATAACCTTACCCCAAAAAATAATTACGAAATCAAATATTCTATCCTGAATGATTCCGGAGTATTGGTTGCGGAAATGTCTCCCAAATCTCTTACAGCCGAAATACCCAATCTTACGGAAATAGAATGTATAAATATCGAAAAAATAACTTCAGGAAATTATATACTTATGATGGAGGTCAACCAAAATAATAAAAAAATTGTCCGAAGAAAAGCTTTTATTGTAAGACAACAACCTGAACAACTAAAAGAACAACCTGTTGCGGTTAATGATGATATGGAATATCTGAACTTTATAAATTATATTGCAACTCCTGAGGAATTGGCAACTTATAACAAATTATCAAATACGGGAAAACAAAAATTTGTAATTGAGTTCTGGAAAAAACGCAGTAAAGAAGAAAGACTTGGTTTTATAGAAAGAGTAAAATATGCGGATAAAAATTATAGTTCCTGGAACGAAAAAGGTAGATACTCTGATATGGGAAGAATTTTGATAAAATATGGAAAACAGGACGACCAGGAACGTTTCCCGCCGGATGCGACCTATCACAGTATAGAAAAGTGGAGTTATTATTCAAACGGGGGAATGGTTTTTATTTTCGTAGATATAAGAGATATTGGCAGGTATGAACTTTTTTATTCAAGCATAAAAGAAGTTAACAGTAAACCTACTTATAGACAGTATATACCGGAAGAATTGTTAGAATAG
- a CDS encoding Gfo/Idh/MocA family oxidoreductase translates to MLNVAVIGCGYWGKNIIRDLYDNAMCNLKYCCDTDKAKLDLLSSKSPAIKPIMDSEEIFKDKSIDAVFIITPVGSHYALAKRALECGKAVFVEKPFVDKLEKAVELTELAEKNKLVLMIGHIFEYAPAVIKIKELIKTNQLGKIYYISSTRVNLGIHRKDESVIWDLAAHDLSTIFNWLDEEPLSVQGIGKSSIIENKPDVAFINLRFPSDILVNIQISWLAPIKMRNTVIVGSEKMVVFDDTSVIEKVKVFDKGIDKLEHSSFGEFQLSYRTGEIAVPVISNAEPLKEEIKHFIDCVKNKKEPKTNGKSATRVVKYLEMIEKSVNEGGKVYVNSVHH, encoded by the coding sequence ATGTTAAATGTTGCAGTGATTGGTTGTGGCTACTGGGGAAAAAATATCATAAGGGACTTATACGATAACGCTATGTGTAATCTAAAATATTGTTGCGATACCGATAAAGCAAAACTTGATTTATTAAGCTCTAAAAGCCCGGCAATAAAGCCGATTATGGATAGCGAGGAAATATTTAAGGATAAAAGCATAGACGCCGTTTTTATTATTACGCCTGTCGGCTCTCATTATGCTTTAGCTAAAAGGGCTTTAGAATGTGGAAAAGCGGTTTTTGTCGAAAAACCTTTTGTTGATAAACTTGAGAAAGCAGTCGAACTTACAGAGCTTGCGGAAAAAAATAAATTGGTTCTTATGATAGGACATATCTTTGAATACGCCCCTGCTGTGATAAAAATAAAAGAACTGATAAAAACAAACCAGCTTGGCAAAATTTATTATATTTCTTCTACAAGAGTAAACCTTGGCATTCATCGTAAAGATGAGTCCGTAATCTGGGATTTGGCTGCGCATGATCTATCAACAATATTTAACTGGCTGGACGAAGAACCTCTCTCCGTACAGGGCATAGGGAAAAGTTCAATAATAGAAAATAAACCGGACGTTGCTTTTATAAATCTCAGGTTCCCGTCGGATATCCTTGTTAATATACAAATATCCTGGCTTGCGCCTATAAAAATGCGGAATACCGTAATCGTTGGTTCCGAAAAAATGGTCGTCTTTGACGATACAAGCGTAATTGAAAAAGTTAAAGTTTTTGATAAAGGAATAGATAAACTGGAACATTCAAGCTTTGGAGAGTTCCAACTCTCATATAGAACAGGAGAAATTGCAGTCCCGGTCATATCAAATGCAGAACCTCTTAAAGAAGAAATAAAGCATTTTATTGATTGTGTCAAAAATAAAAAAGAACCAAAAACAAATGGCAAATCAGCAACCCGTGTAGTTAAATATCTGGAAATGATAGAAAAATCAGTTAATGAGGGAGGCAAAGTTTATGTTAATTCTGTTCATCATTAA
- a CDS encoding DapH/DapD/GlmU-related protein — MSVKIGKGVRIYPKVKIGKNSIIGDFVILGIKGRDSIDSYKLDIGENATIRAFTVIYTGNKIGNDFQTGQGASIRENNVIKDNVSIGTNAVLEYENFVDSGSRIHSNCFLEMTTIGKNVFVGPGVVFLDDPHPMKCPRYKECKGGAKVEDFAKIGGRSVLLPGVIVGKHSLIGAGSCVTRNIPENRVAVGYPAQVVKKISDLQCYIGAFDHPYEWEPYV, encoded by the coding sequence ATGAGTGTAAAAATTGGCAAAGGCGTAAGAATATACCCGAAAGTCAAAATAGGAAAAAACAGTATAATCGGGGATTTTGTTATACTTGGAATCAAAGGAAGAGATAGTATTGATTCCTACAAACTTGATATAGGTGAAAATGCAACCATAAGGGCTTTTACGGTAATATATACGGGAAATAAAATAGGTAATGACTTTCAAACGGGACAGGGCGCAAGCATTCGCGAAAATAATGTAATAAAAGATAACGTAAGCATAGGAACTAATGCAGTTTTAGAATATGAAAACTTCGTAGATTCAGGCTCAAGGATACACTCCAATTGTTTCCTTGAGATGACAACCATAGGAAAAAACGTGTTCGTCGGTCCAGGGGTGGTTTTCCTTGATGACCCTCATCCGATGAAATGCCCAAGATACAAGGAATGCAAAGGCGGAGCAAAAGTAGAAGATTTCGCAAAAATCGGTGGCAGGAGTGTTTTACTGCCGGGTGTTATCGTAGGAAAACATTCATTGATTGGTGCAGGAAGTTGCGTTACGAGAAACATACCTGAGAATAGAGTTGCCGTGGGATATCCCGCGCAAGTAGTAAAAAAAATAAGTGACCTGCAATGTTATATAGGTGCGTTTGATCATCCTTATGAGTGGGAACCGTATGTTTAA
- a CDS encoding sugar transferase: MIFEINSKEELKKEIPSNTRRVKINFEVSTPREMVEIVSKYKDTADVWVRTSMFKRLLVDNWLIFKKQRKGTYKLKRTLDVCIAAIVLILVSPLLLIVSIIVKFSASTSREPVFFRQNRISNNGRPFLFYKFRTMEHSNNDEIHYEYMKKSIQGKAHGKVYKLVNDPRVTKIGKWLRRLSIDEIPQFINVLKGDMSIIGPRPPILYEVELYEDWQKVRLQAKPGMTGLWQVAGRSLLSFNEMVVLDFFYALNQSLKLDLYILFHTIPAVLFLKGAY, encoded by the coding sequence ATGATATTTGAAATAAATAGCAAAGAAGAATTAAAAAAGGAAATACCTTCAAACACCAGAAGAGTAAAGATAAATTTTGAAGTGTCAACTCCCAGGGAAATGGTGGAAATCGTCTCGAAATACAAAGATACTGCGGACGTATGGGTGCGGACAAGTATGTTCAAAAGACTGTTGGTTGACAACTGGCTCATATTCAAAAAACAAAGAAAGGGAACCTACAAGTTAAAAAGAACATTAGATGTATGTATAGCAGCAATAGTTTTGATATTGGTATCGCCATTATTATTAATAGTAAGCATAATAGTAAAATTCAGCGCAAGTACTTCTCGGGAACCTGTATTTTTCAGACAAAATAGGATTAGTAATAATGGGAGACCATTTCTATTCTATAAATTCAGGACAATGGAACATTCTAACAACGATGAGATTCATTATGAATATATGAAAAAATCCATACAGGGAAAAGCGCACGGCAAAGTTTATAAATTAGTAAACGATCCGCGCGTGACCAAAATCGGTAAATGGTTAAGAAGATTATCCATAGACGAAATTCCTCAATTCATAAATGTATTGAAGGGAGATATGAGCATAATAGGCCCACGCCCACCAATCCTTTACGAAGTCGAATTATATGAAGATTGGCAAAAAGTTAGGTTGCAGGCAAAACCTGGGATGACAGGATTATGGCAGGTTGCAGGAAGAAGCCTCCTGTCTTTTAATGAGATGGTTGTGCTGGATTTCTTTTATGCGTTAAACCAGTCACTTAAATTGGATTTGTATATACTTTTTCATACAATCCCGGCAGTGCTTTTCTTGAAAGGAGCGTATTAA